One window from the genome of Indicator indicator isolate 239-I01 chromosome 6, UM_Iind_1.1, whole genome shotgun sequence encodes:
- the SSR1 gene encoding translocon-associated protein subunit alpha isoform X3 → MRRLSQLLLLALLVFPAALLLGGTRSLLVAAQDATEDEEAVEDTVVEDEDDEAEVEEDEPTDLTEEKEEEDLSGEPKASPSADTTILFVKGEGKSPPMGGRPFGLVINLNYRDVNGNIFQDAVFNQTVTVIEKEDGLDGETIFMYMFLAGLGLLVIVGLHQLLESRKRKRPVQKVEMGTSNQNDVDMSWIPQETLNQINKASPRRLPYKRAQKRAVGSDE, encoded by the exons ATGAGGCGCCTATCGCAGTTGCTGTTGCTCGCCCTGCTCGTTTTTCCCGCCGCCCTGCTTCTCGGTGGCACCCGCA GTTTGTTAGTTGCAGCTCAGGATGCTACAGAAGATGAGGAAGCTGTGGAAGATACTGTAGTtgaagatgaagatgatgaagctGAAGTTGAGGAAGATGAGCCAACAGACTTG acagaagaaaaagaggaggaagacttGTCAGGAGAACCTAAAGCCTCACCCAGTGCTGATACAACTATATTGTTTGTGAAAGGTGAAGGTAAGAGTCCC CCTATGGGTGGTCGTCCCTTTGGACTGGTTATCAATCTCAACTACAGAGATGTAAAT GGCAACATATTTCAAGATGCTGTCTTCAATCAGACTGTTACAGTCATTGAGAAAGAAGATGGGCTGGATGGAGAAAC GATCTTCATGTACATGTTCCTCGCTGGACTTGGTCTACTCGTTATTGTTGGCCTACATCAGCTGCTAGAATCTAGGAAG aggaaaagaCCAGTACAGAAAGTAGAGATGGGAACATCAAATCAGAATGATGTTGATATGAGCTGGATTCCCCAAGAAACTTTAAATCAAATAA ATAAAGCTTCACCAAGGAGGTTGCCCTACAAGAGGGCACAGAAGAGAGCAGTGGGCTCTGATGAGTAA
- the SSR1 gene encoding translocon-associated protein subunit alpha isoform X2, with protein sequence MRRLSQLLLLALLVFPAALLLGGTRSLLVAAQDATEDEEAVEDTVVEDEDDEAEVEEDEPTDLTEEKEEEDLSGEPKASPSADTTILFVKGEDFPANNIVKFLVGFTNKGTEDFIVESLDASFRYPQDYQFYIQNFTALPLNTVVPPQRQATFEYSFIPAEPMGGRPFGLVINLNYRDVNGNIFQDAVFNQTVTVIEKEDGLDGETIFMYMFLAGLGLLVIVGLHQLLESRKRKRPVQKVEMGTSNQNDVDMSWIPQETLNQINKASPRRLPYKRAQKRAVGSDE encoded by the exons ATGAGGCGCCTATCGCAGTTGCTGTTGCTCGCCCTGCTCGTTTTTCCCGCCGCCCTGCTTCTCGGTGGCACCCGCA GTTTGTTAGTTGCAGCTCAGGATGCTACAGAAGATGAGGAAGCTGTGGAAGATACTGTAGTtgaagatgaagatgatgaagctGAAGTTGAGGAAGATGAGCCAACAGACTTG acagaagaaaaagaggaggaagacttGTCAGGAGAACCTAAAGCCTCACCCAGTGCTGATACAACTATATTGTTTGTGAAAGGTGAAG ACTTCCCAGCCAACAACATTGTAAAATTCCTGGTGGGCTTCACCAATAAGGGTACAGAGGATTTCATTGTTGAGTCTCTGGATGCTTCTTTCCGTTATCCTCAAGATTACCAGTTTTACATTCAGAACTTCACAGCTCTCCCTCTGAATACAGTAGTTCCTCCACAGAGACAAGCCACCTTTGAATATTCCTTCATCCCTGCTGAGCCTATGGGTGGTCGTCCCTTTGGACTGGTTATCAATCTCAACTACAGAGATGTAAAT GGCAACATATTTCAAGATGCTGTCTTCAATCAGACTGTTACAGTCATTGAGAAAGAAGATGGGCTGGATGGAGAAAC GATCTTCATGTACATGTTCCTCGCTGGACTTGGTCTACTCGTTATTGTTGGCCTACATCAGCTGCTAGAATCTAGGAAG aggaaaagaCCAGTACAGAAAGTAGAGATGGGAACATCAAATCAGAATGATGTTGATATGAGCTGGATTCCCCAAGAAACTTTAAATCAAATAA ATAAAGCTTCACCAAGGAGGTTGCCCTACAAGAGGGCACAGAAGAGAGCAGTGGGCTCTGATGAGTAA
- the SSR1 gene encoding translocon-associated protein subunit alpha isoform X1, whose protein sequence is MRRLSQLLLLALLVFPAALLLGGTRSGPGLLVAAQDATEDEEAVEDTVVEDEDDEAEVEEDEPTDLTEEKEEEDLSGEPKASPSADTTILFVKGEDFPANNIVKFLVGFTNKGTEDFIVESLDASFRYPQDYQFYIQNFTALPLNTVVPPQRQATFEYSFIPAEPMGGRPFGLVINLNYRDVNGNIFQDAVFNQTVTVIEKEDGLDGETIFMYMFLAGLGLLVIVGLHQLLESRKRKRPVQKVEMGTSNQNDVDMSWIPQETLNQINKASPRRLPYKRAQKRAVGSDE, encoded by the exons ATGAGGCGCCTATCGCAGTTGCTGTTGCTCGCCCTGCTCGTTTTTCCCGCCGCCCTGCTTCTCGGTGGCACCCGCAGTGGCCCag GTTTGTTAGTTGCAGCTCAGGATGCTACAGAAGATGAGGAAGCTGTGGAAGATACTGTAGTtgaagatgaagatgatgaagctGAAGTTGAGGAAGATGAGCCAACAGACTTG acagaagaaaaagaggaggaagacttGTCAGGAGAACCTAAAGCCTCACCCAGTGCTGATACAACTATATTGTTTGTGAAAGGTGAAG ACTTCCCAGCCAACAACATTGTAAAATTCCTGGTGGGCTTCACCAATAAGGGTACAGAGGATTTCATTGTTGAGTCTCTGGATGCTTCTTTCCGTTATCCTCAAGATTACCAGTTTTACATTCAGAACTTCACAGCTCTCCCTCTGAATACAGTAGTTCCTCCACAGAGACAAGCCACCTTTGAATATTCCTTCATCCCTGCTGAGCCTATGGGTGGTCGTCCCTTTGGACTGGTTATCAATCTCAACTACAGAGATGTAAAT GGCAACATATTTCAAGATGCTGTCTTCAATCAGACTGTTACAGTCATTGAGAAAGAAGATGGGCTGGATGGAGAAAC GATCTTCATGTACATGTTCCTCGCTGGACTTGGTCTACTCGTTATTGTTGGCCTACATCAGCTGCTAGAATCTAGGAAG aggaaaagaCCAGTACAGAAAGTAGAGATGGGAACATCAAATCAGAATGATGTTGATATGAGCTGGATTCCCCAAGAAACTTTAAATCAAATAA ATAAAGCTTCACCAAGGAGGTTGCCCTACAAGAGGGCACAGAAGAGAGCAGTGGGCTCTGATGAGTAA